The following are encoded in a window of Qingrenia yutianensis genomic DNA:
- the miaB gene encoding tRNA (N6-isopentenyl adenosine(37)-C2)-methylthiotransferase MiaB: MSKRENVNVTNEEIENQKRIIRLVAEINAGSEKFAFVETYGCAQNVNDSERLLGMLEEMGYKKTDDKNKADVIIYNTCAVRENAELKVFGNIGALKALKRAKPSLIIGVCGCMMQQEHIVEQIKKRYKHVDIVFGTHSLYRFPEIFYNAENFHERVIEFVNEDGKIAENLPMHRDNSPLAGVSVMYGCNNFCTYCIVPYVRGRERSRMKEDIMKEVKNLAENGVKEIMLLGQNVNSYGKDIDGYIDFPDLLNEVSKADGIERIRFMTSHPKDLSDKLIDVMAQNKKVCKQLHLPIQCGSDKILKAMNRKYTSEQYLEKIRKVKEKIPNVTLTTDIIVGFPGEDNDDFEHTMEVLKTVRYDSVFSFIYSKRHGTPAEKMEDVLTKEEKKKNFDRMLELQNIISAEKNKEYDGKEFDILVEGESKTNPDFMTGRTDGGKIVNFKGEKSLVGKIVRVKITNAHTWSLSGELV; this comes from the coding sequence ATGTCAAAACGAGAAAATGTAAATGTCACAAATGAAGAAATAGAAAATCAAAAGCGGATTATAAGGCTTGTTGCGGAGATTAACGCAGGGAGTGAAAAATTTGCTTTTGTGGAAACCTACGGCTGTGCGCAGAACGTAAACGATTCCGAGCGCCTTTTGGGTATGCTTGAAGAAATGGGCTATAAAAAGACCGATGACAAAAACAAGGCGGACGTTATCATCTACAACACCTGCGCCGTGCGCGAAAACGCGGAGCTTAAGGTTTTCGGAAATATCGGCGCGCTGAAAGCGCTGAAACGCGCAAAACCGAGCCTTATTATCGGCGTCTGCGGTTGTATGATGCAGCAGGAGCACATTGTGGAGCAGATTAAAAAGCGATACAAGCACGTTGATATTGTGTTCGGCACACATTCGCTCTACCGTTTCCCCGAAATTTTCTACAATGCCGAAAATTTTCACGAACGCGTTATCGAGTTTGTCAACGAGGACGGCAAAATTGCCGAAAATCTGCCTATGCACCGCGATAATTCGCCTCTTGCCGGCGTTTCGGTTATGTACGGATGCAACAATTTCTGCACCTACTGCATTGTGCCGTATGTGCGCGGTCGCGAGAGAAGCCGTATGAAAGAGGACATTATGAAGGAAGTAAAAAATCTTGCCGAAAACGGAGTTAAGGAAATTATGCTCCTCGGGCAGAATGTAAATTCCTACGGCAAGGACATTGACGGCTACATCGACTTTCCCGACCTTTTAAACGAGGTTTCAAAGGCGGACGGAATTGAGCGCATACGCTTTATGACGAGCCATCCGAAAGATTTGTCGGACAAGCTTATCGACGTGATGGCGCAGAACAAAAAGGTCTGCAAACAGCTCCATTTGCCGATACAGTGCGGAAGCGACAAAATTTTAAAGGCTATGAACCGAAAATACACAAGTGAGCAGTATCTTGAAAAAATAAGAAAAGTTAAGGAAAAAATTCCGAACGTCACGCTCACAACCGACATTATCGTGGGTTTTCCCGGCGAGGACAACGACGATTTCGAGCATACTATGGAGGTTTTGAAAACCGTAAGATACGACAGCGTATTTTCGTTTATATATTCAAAAAGGCACGGAACGCCTGCCGAAAAAATGGAGGACGTTCTTACCAAAGAAGAAAAAAAGAAAAATTTCGACAGAATGTTAGAACTTCAAAATATTATTTCCGCCGAGAAAAACAAGGAATACGACGGAAAAGAATTTGACATTCTGGTTGAGGGCGAAAGCAAAACCAACCCCGACTTTATGACGGGCAGAACCGACGGCGGAAAAATCGTCAACTTTAAAGGCGAAAAAAGCCTTGTCGGCAAGATAGTCAGGGTTAAAATCACAAATGCGCATACTTGGTCACTTTCGGGTGAATTGGTATAA
- the mutS gene encoding DNA mismatch repair protein MutS yields MADKNAVTPMMKQYLQVKEQYKDCLLFFRLGDFYEMFFDDALIASKVLELTLTGRNCGQEEKAPMCGVPYHSVQSYIARLVKQGYKVAICEQMEDPALAKDIVKRDVVRVVTPGTANLDMALSDSTNNFLACIYTDDENFGICFADVSTGDFFATYGRQDIAEGKMANVIACYKPTEIIVNQSALKFERIFANLKKRCDFYLSYVPDEDFELADCENRVREKFGAYSESEQALGENKYALRAAGGALKYLDDTQKVSLSNISNASVYNSSSFVEIDLSSRRNLELTETMRDKGKKGSLLGILDKTSTSMGARLLRKWIEQPLINSDEINMRLDAVEFFVKNIAVRSEAVKALGGIGDIERIMSKVVYGSVNARELVALKNSLLFLSEIKQVSKDFETPYLTRIAESLDAATDLYKLINSAFVDDPPLTVREGGMIKPGFDPELDKIKDTVKNGARIIAEIEAREREATGVKNLKISYNRVFGYYIEITKSNIDKAPDRYIRKQTLTNCERYITEELKDVENTILGANERVTAIEYDDFCAVRDAVSRNMDRILLQAKLVAVIDVLSSFALVAESNGYVKPAVDDSDVIDIKNGRHPIVEKFLTDSLFVPNDTYLDTDKNRFAIITGPNMAGKSTYMRQTAVIAVMAQIGSFVPASECRIGVVDKIFTRVGASDDLAAGQSTFMVEMNEVANILNNSTKKSLLILDEIGRGTSTFDGLSIAWAVVEYLSDKNLIGAKSLFATHYHELIALEDEIDGVNNYSIAVKKHGDDITFLRKIVKGGTDDSFGIEVAHLAGVPKKVVSRAKEILANIEKGEFSHEHKSISYDAGKTSSEEISNKVIGMIKNYDISTLTPIEALNEIYKLQKIVSENE; encoded by the coding sequence ATGGCTGATAAAAATGCTGTTACACCTATGATGAAGCAATATTTGCAGGTGAAAGAGCAGTATAAAGACTGTCTTTTGTTTTTCAGGCTCGGCGACTTTTACGAAATGTTTTTCGACGACGCGCTGATTGCCTCAAAGGTTTTGGAGCTTACGCTCACGGGCAGAAACTGCGGACAAGAGGAAAAAGCGCCGATGTGCGGTGTGCCGTATCACAGCGTGCAAAGCTACATTGCACGCCTTGTAAAACAGGGATATAAGGTTGCAATCTGCGAGCAGATGGAGGATCCGGCGCTTGCAAAAGACATTGTAAAGCGCGACGTTGTGAGGGTTGTAACCCCCGGAACGGCGAACCTTGATATGGCGCTTTCGGACAGTACAAACAATTTTCTTGCGTGCATTTATACCGACGACGAAAATTTCGGCATTTGTTTTGCCGACGTTTCGACGGGCGATTTTTTCGCGACTTACGGCAGACAGGACATTGCCGAGGGCAAAATGGCAAACGTTATTGCGTGTTACAAGCCGACCGAAATTATCGTGAACCAAAGCGCGCTTAAATTTGAAAGAATTTTCGCAAACTTAAAAAAACGCTGTGATTTTTATTTAAGCTATGTTCCCGACGAGGATTTTGAACTTGCGGACTGCGAAAACAGAGTGAGAGAAAAATTCGGCGCGTATTCCGAGTCGGAACAGGCGCTCGGCGAAAATAAATATGCTCTCCGCGCCGCGGGCGGTGCACTCAAATATCTTGACGACACGCAGAAAGTGTCGCTTTCAAACATTTCAAATGCGAGCGTTTACAATTCGTCGTCTTTTGTTGAAATCGACCTTTCGTCGCGCAGAAATCTTGAGCTTACCGAAACAATGCGCGACAAGGGCAAAAAAGGCTCGCTTTTGGGAATACTCGACAAAACGTCCACAAGTATGGGCGCGCGCCTTTTGAGAAAATGGATTGAACAGCCTCTTATAAATTCGGACGAGATAAATATGCGTCTTGACGCGGTGGAGTTTTTTGTAAAAAACATCGCCGTGCGCTCCGAGGCGGTTAAAGCGCTCGGCGGAATAGGCGACATTGAAAGAATTATGTCAAAGGTGGTTTACGGTTCGGTGAATGCGCGCGAACTGGTGGCGCTCAAAAACAGTCTTTTGTTTCTTTCTGAAATAAAACAGGTTTCAAAAGATTTTGAAACGCCGTATTTAACGCGCATTGCGGAAAGCCTTGACGCGGCAACCGATTTGTATAAACTTATAAATTCCGCGTTTGTTGACGACCCTCCGCTGACCGTGCGCGAGGGCGGTATGATAAAACCCGGGTTCGACCCCGAACTTGACAAAATTAAAGACACCGTTAAAAACGGCGCGCGCATTATCGCGGAAATTGAGGCGAGAGAGCGCGAGGCGACGGGTGTTAAAAACCTTAAAATTTCATACAACCGAGTTTTCGGATATTATATTGAAATCACAAAATCGAACATCGACAAAGCGCCCGACAGATATATAAGGAAGCAAACGCTTACAAACTGTGAAAGATATATCACCGAGGAGCTTAAAGATGTGGAAAACACCATTCTCGGCGCAAACGAGCGCGTCACTGCGATTGAATATGACGATTTCTGCGCGGTGCGCGACGCGGTTAGCCGAAATATGGACAGAATTCTTCTTCAGGCAAAGCTTGTTGCGGTGATAGACGTTTTGTCGTCGTTCGCGCTTGTTGCCGAGTCGAACGGCTATGTTAAGCCGGCGGTGGACGACAGCGATGTTATCGACATTAAAAACGGCAGACACCCGATAGTCGAGAAGTTTTTGACCGACTCGCTTTTTGTGCCGAACGATACATATCTTGACACCGACAAAAACAGGTTTGCGATTATAACCGGTCCGAATATGGCAGGTAAATCGACATATATGCGCCAGACGGCGGTTATCGCGGTGATGGCGCAAATCGGCAGTTTTGTGCCGGCGAGCGAGTGCCGAATAGGCGTTGTGGACAAAATTTTCACACGCGTCGGCGCGTCGGACGATTTGGCGGCAGGGCAGAGTACGTTTATGGTTGAAATGAACGAGGTTGCAAACATTTTGAACAATTCGACCAAAAAAAGCCTGCTCATTTTGGACGAAATCGGACGCGGAACAAGCACGTTTGACGGACTTTCAATCGCGTGGGCGGTGGTGGAATATTTGAGCGACAAAAACCTTATCGGCGCAAAATCGCTTTTTGCAACCCACTATCACGAGCTTATCGCCCTTGAGGACGAAATTGACGGCGTGAACAACTATTCCATTGCGGTTAAAAAGCACGGCGACGATATAACATTCCTGCGCAAAATCGTAAAAGGCGGAACCGACGACAGTTTCGGTATTGAGGTTGCACATCTTGCGGGCGTGCCGAAAAAGGTTGTTTCGCGCGCAAAAGAAATTTTGGCGAACATTGAAAAAGGCGAATTTTCGCACGAGCACAAAAGCATAAGCTATGATGCCGGCAAGACGTCAAGCGAGGAAATTTCAAACAAGGTTATCGGAATGATTAAAAATTACGATATTTCAACGCTCACGCCGATTGAGGCGCTGAACGAAATTTATAAACTTCAGAAAATTGTTTCGGAAAACGAATAA
- a CDS encoding uracil-xanthine permease family protein — protein MKLIYDVNDKPKFGQLLVFAFQQLLAILAATIAVPSIIGNGMSQSAALFGAGVGTIVYLLFTKFKSPVFLGSSFAFLGSMFAAFAGAVSVEAGHAGLIIGAIFAGLVYVVIAIVVKFAGVKWIDKLMPPVVIGPTVAIIGLSLSGNAIGDMLKFAEFDAANSVYVMGAKGWIGLICALVTLLTVMICSVYGKKMTKLIPFIIGILAGYAVAAIFTVIGIKTGNDNFMVIDFSLFNNMQWYPDFTFFKAKKGFAAVDAKYIATIAVAYVPVAFVVFAEHIADHKNLSSVIDRELLKEPGLHRTLLGDGVGSMVGAIFGGCPNTTYGESVGCVAITGNASVVTILTTAIMAILISFFGPFVTFLATIPSCVMGGVCVTLYGFIAVSGLKMLQNVDLNDNSNLFVVSAILIAGIGGMALKLGQVTLTEIACALILGIIVNLILSKKASE, from the coding sequence ATGAAACTTATCTACGACGTAAACGACAAGCCTAAATTCGGGCAGCTGCTCGTGTTCGCATTCCAGCAGCTTCTTGCAATTTTGGCGGCAACAATCGCGGTTCCGTCCATCATCGGCAACGGAATGTCGCAGTCGGCGGCGCTTTTCGGCGCAGGTGTCGGCACAATCGTATACCTTTTGTTCACAAAATTCAAAAGCCCCGTGTTCCTCGGCTCGTCTTTCGCGTTCCTCGGTTCAATGTTCGCGGCTTTTGCGGGCGCCGTTTCGGTTGAGGCAGGTCACGCCGGACTCATTATCGGTGCAATTTTTGCAGGTCTTGTATATGTTGTAATCGCAATCGTAGTAAAATTTGCGGGCGTAAAATGGATTGACAAACTTATGCCTCCCGTTGTAATCGGACCCACAGTTGCAATCATCGGACTTTCACTTTCGGGCAACGCAATCGGCGATATGCTTAAATTTGCCGAATTTGATGCGGCAAACTCGGTTTACGTCATGGGCGCTAAAGGCTGGATCGGTCTTATCTGCGCGCTTGTAACACTTCTCACTGTTATGATTTGCTCGGTTTACGGCAAAAAAATGACAAAACTTATTCCGTTCATCATCGGTATTCTCGCAGGCTACGCTGTTGCGGCAATTTTCACCGTAATCGGCATTAAAACGGGAAATGACAACTTTATGGTTATCGACTTCTCGCTCTTTAACAATATGCAGTGGTACCCCGACTTCACATTCTTTAAGGCTAAAAAAGGCTTTGCGGCGGTTGACGCAAAATACATAGCTACAATAGCGGTTGCATATGTTCCTGTTGCATTCGTTGTTTTTGCGGAACACATTGCAGACCACAAAAACCTTTCAAGCGTTATTGACAGAGAGCTTTTGAAAGAGCCGGGACTTCACAGAACACTCCTCGGTGACGGCGTCGGTTCAATGGTCGGCGCAATCTTCGGCGGATGCCCCAACACAACATACGGCGAGTCGGTAGGCTGTGTTGCAATCACAGGCAACGCGTCTGTTGTAACAATTCTCACAACGGCGATTATGGCAATTCTTATCTCGTTCTTCGGACCGTTTGTAACATTCCTTGCAACAATTCCGTCGTGCGTAATGGGCGGTGTGTGCGTAACACTCTACGGCTTTATCGCGGTAAGCGGTCTTAAAATGCTCCAGAATGTAGACCTCAACGACAACAGCAATCTCTTTGTTGTATCGGCAATCCTCATTGCAGGTATCGGCGGTATGGCACTCAAACTCGGTCAGGTTACACTCACCGAAATCGCTTGCGCGCTTATTCTCGGAATTATCGTAAACCTTATCCTGTCGAAAAAAGCGAGTGAATAA
- the pyrR gene encoding bifunctional pyr operon transcriptional regulator/uracil phosphoribosyltransferase PyrR: MKLKSEILDSSAFNRALVRIAHQIIEKNSNVENLAVIGIKTRGVPIAQRIAKNIYDIEGVKVDVGVLDITLYRDDLSHISPDPIINSTDINFDINGKTVVLADDVIYTGRTVRAAMDAVMSIGRPDKIELFTMVDRGHRELPIRADFVGKNLPTSHSEVVKVNLTETDGKDNVEIYSL; the protein is encoded by the coding sequence ATGAAGCTTAAATCCGAAATTCTGGACAGCTCGGCATTTAACCGTGCTCTGGTTCGCATAGCACACCAGATTATCGAAAAAAACAGCAATGTTGAAAATCTTGCGGTTATCGGAATAAAAACGCGCGGAGTGCCCATTGCACAGCGCATTGCAAAAAACATTTACGATATTGAGGGTGTGAAAGTGGACGTCGGTGTTTTGGACATCACGCTCTACCGCGACGATTTGTCGCACATCTCGCCCGACCCGATAATCAATTCAACCGATATAAATTTCGATATAAACGGCAAAACGGTGGTTCTTGCGGATGACGTGATATACACGGGCAGAACGGTGCGCGCGGCAATGGACGCGGTGATGAGCATCGGCAGACCCGACAAAATAGAGCTTTTCACAATGGTAGACCGCGGACACAGAGAACTTCCTATCCGCGCCGATTTTGTGGGAAAAAATCTTCCCACGTCGCACTCGGAGGTTGTGAAAGTTAACCTCACCGAAACCGACGGCAAGGACAATGTGGAAATATATTCGCTTTAA
- the mutL gene encoding DNA mismatch repair endonuclease MutL: protein MGKINVLTEEVANMISAGEVVERPASVVKELVENSVDAGAASVTVEIKNGGMSYIRVTDNGGGIEKDDLKTAFLPHATSKIKNGADLAKIMTLGFRGEALASIAAVSSVEVFTKTKADNFGSLITVKGGKVLEEDETGCADGTTVIVRDLFFNTPARMKFLKKDSAETAYITDVMNKVILGNPSVAVKYISQSKTVTSAGDGNLKNAIFAVYGADYAKNIIEVDYSDENIRVSGFIGNSQISRNTRAYQTFFINGRNFVSRALSAALSEGFKNTVMVGKFPFAVLNVEVNPAFVDVNVHPTKMEVRFSDDKKVFEAVYWAVKNALEKKRVVPEMKMPERKAEKKKFDVPEGIKKSNQIDINLLRDAFVKPKGSYRADKTDIKISDIKPDIKKEENTEIKSEKHINSEEKVSDTQNGAVNTQIPRAERVTIDDLKPKADTKTLNDEGEYYPDDEFVRTASKAETYESIKKTSENSEKNAVKESETADYSAKLNVYENDGSERNVQTNGANLKAGIDFRIVGQIFSTYIIIEKSGEMCIIDQHAAHERLYFEEFAEDYKNKSILSQIMLIPATVNLAPTLFETVSANKEFFNSLGFEIDGFGDNVVIVRKIPAALEGCSIDGLVVEIAEILQNKSKVDLTDLSEISLHTMACKRAVKGNTPLSFKEMEDLVQNVYTLGNINTCPHGRPIEIKMSKKDLEKEFKRIV from the coding sequence ATGGGAAAAATCAACGTTTTAACAGAAGAGGTCGCAAATATGATTTCCGCAGGCGAGGTGGTAGAGCGTCCCGCATCGGTGGTAAAAGAGCTTGTGGAAAATTCCGTAGACGCAGGCGCTGCAAGTGTTACCGTCGAGATTAAAAACGGCGGTATGTCGTATATCCGCGTGACCGACAACGGCGGAGGAATTGAGAAAGACGACCTTAAAACCGCGTTTCTGCCTCACGCGACAAGCAAAATCAAAAACGGCGCCGACCTTGCAAAAATTATGACGCTCGGTTTCCGCGGAGAGGCGCTTGCAAGCATTGCGGCGGTGTCGTCGGTTGAGGTTTTCACCAAAACAAAAGCCGATAATTTCGGTTCGCTCATCACCGTAAAAGGCGGAAAAGTTCTTGAGGAGGACGAAACGGGCTGTGCGGACGGCACGACGGTTATCGTGCGCGATTTGTTTTTCAACACGCCGGCGCGTATGAAATTTTTGAAGAAAGATTCGGCGGAAACGGCGTATATCACCGACGTGATGAACAAGGTGATTTTGGGAAATCCGTCGGTCGCGGTGAAATACATAAGTCAGTCAAAAACGGTGACGTCGGCAGGCGACGGAAACTTAAAAAATGCGATTTTTGCCGTTTACGGCGCGGATTACGCAAAAAATATAATCGAGGTTGACTATTCCGACGAAAATATCCGCGTATCGGGATTTATCGGAAATTCGCAGATTTCGCGCAACACGCGCGCGTATCAGACATTTTTTATAAACGGCAGAAATTTTGTCAGCAGAGCACTTTCCGCGGCGCTTTCCGAGGGGTTCAAAAACACCGTTATGGTGGGAAAATTCCCGTTTGCGGTGCTGAATGTTGAGGTAAATCCCGCGTTTGTGGACGTTAACGTTCACCCCACAAAAATGGAGGTGCGTTTTTCGGACGACAAAAAGGTTTTCGAGGCGGTTTACTGGGCGGTGAAAAACGCGCTGGAGAAAAAGCGCGTCGTGCCCGAAATGAAAATGCCCGAGAGAAAGGCTGAAAAGAAGAAATTCGACGTTCCGGAGGGCATAAAAAAGTCAAATCAGATTGACATAAACCTTTTGCGCGACGCGTTTGTAAAGCCTAAAGGAAGCTATCGCGCGGACAAAACGGATATAAAAATTTCCGATATTAAACCTGATATTAAAAAAGAAGAAAACACCGAAATCAAATCGGAAAAACATATAAATAGTGAAGAGAAAGTTTCAGATACTCAAAACGGCGCGGTTAACACTCAAATTCCGAGAGCCGAGCGCGTCACGATTGACGATTTAAAGCCGAAAGCGGACACAAAAACGTTAAACGACGAGGGCGAATATTATCCCGACGACGAATTTGTGCGCACTGCGTCAAAAGCCGAAACGTATGAAAGCATAAAAAAGACTTCGGAAAATTCCGAAAAAAATGCGGTAAAGGAGAGCGAAACCGCCGATTACAGCGCAAAGCTCAATGTATATGAAAATGACGGCAGCGAAAGGAATGTGCAAACAAACGGCGCAAACCTTAAAGCCGGAATAGATTTCAGAATTGTGGGGCAGATTTTTTCAACATATATAATAATTGAAAAAAGCGGTGAAATGTGCATTATCGACCAGCACGCCGCGCACGAGAGGCTCTATTTTGAAGAGTTTGCCGAGGACTACAAAAACAAGAGCATTCTGTCGCAGATTATGCTCATTCCTGCTACGGTAAACCTTGCGCCGACGCTTTTTGAAACGGTGTCGGCAAACAAAGAATTTTTTAATTCGCTCGGTTTTGAAATCGACGGTTTCGGCGACAATGTAGTTATAGTAAGAAAAATCCCGGCAGCGCTGGAGGGTTGCAGTATTGACGGATTGGTTGTTGAAATCGCAGAAATTCTGCAAAACAAAAGCAAGGTCGATTTAACCGATTTGTCGGAAATTTCGCTGCACACAATGGCGTGCAAGCGCGCCGTAAAGGGCAATACTCCGCTTTCGTTTAAGGAAATGGAGGACCTTGTGCAAAATGTTTACACACTCGGAAACATAAACACCTGTCCGCACGGGCGCCCGATAG
- a CDS encoding YlbF family regulator, producing MQDIMDKAKELGIMIAESEEFKAFKLAEANQLDDKEAVELMMEYHTTREDLTKKASNPDITKEEFEVIQNDAKAAFEKIMANRSIAAYVDAQQNFSNLMSKINGILGYYVSGKDNEEGCTGSCSSCGGCHH from the coding sequence ATGCAGGATATTATGGACAAAGCAAAAGAGCTGGGAATTATGATTGCCGAGAGCGAGGAATTTAAAGCATTTAAGCTTGCCGAGGCAAATCAGCTTGACGATAAAGAGGCGGTTGAACTTATGATGGAATATCACACAACGCGCGAGGACCTCACAAAAAAAGCATCCAACCCCGACATCACAAAAGAGGAATTTGAGGTTATTCAGAACGACGCGAAGGCCGCTTTTGAGAAAATTATGGCGAACAGGAGCATTGCGGCATATGTTGACGCACAGCAGAATTTTTCTAATCTTATGAGCAAAATCAACGGCATTTTGGGTTACTACGTTTCGGGCAAGGACAACGAGGAAGGCTGTACGGGAAGCTGTTCGTCCTGCGGCGGATGCCATCACTAA